A genomic region of Rhodococcus pyridinivorans contains the following coding sequences:
- the lpdA gene encoding dihydrolipoyl dehydrogenase, whose product MTSHYDVVVLGAGPGGYVAAIRAAQLGLSTAIIEQKYWGGVCLNVGCIPSKALLRNAELAHLFNKEAKTFGISGDVSFDFGAAYDRSRKVADGRTKGVHFLMKKNKITEYDGKGSFVDAKTIEVTLTKGGTEQVTFDNVIIATGSVTKLLPGTELSDNVVTYEEQILTRDLPESIVIVGAGAIGMEFGYVLKNYGVDVTIVEFLDRALPNEDADVSKEIAKAYKKLGITIKTGAAVQKISDDGSKVTVEIKDNKSGNVETVTVDKVLQSVGFAPRVEGYGLENTGVELTDRGAIAIDERMRTNVKGIYAIGDVTAKLQLAHVAEAQAVVAAETIGGAETLELGDYRMMPRATFCQPQVASFGLTEEQAKAEGYDVKVATFPFTANGKAHGLGDPNGFVKLIADKTHGELIGGHLIGPDVSELLPELTLAQKWDLTVNELARNVHTHPTLSEALQEAIHGLAGHMINF is encoded by the coding sequence GTGACCTCACACTATGACGTCGTTGTCCTCGGAGCCGGTCCCGGTGGGTACGTCGCTGCTATCCGCGCGGCACAGCTGGGACTGAGCACCGCCATCATCGAGCAGAAGTACTGGGGTGGTGTCTGCCTGAACGTCGGCTGCATCCCCTCGAAGGCACTTCTCCGCAACGCCGAGCTGGCACATCTCTTCAACAAAGAGGCCAAGACCTTCGGCATCTCGGGAGACGTGTCCTTCGACTTCGGTGCCGCCTACGACCGCAGCCGCAAGGTCGCGGACGGGCGCACCAAGGGCGTGCACTTCCTCATGAAGAAGAACAAGATCACCGAATACGACGGTAAGGGCTCGTTCGTCGACGCCAAGACCATCGAGGTGACCCTCACCAAGGGCGGCACCGAACAGGTGACCTTCGACAACGTCATCATCGCCACCGGCTCCGTCACCAAGCTGCTGCCGGGCACCGAGCTCAGCGACAACGTCGTCACCTACGAGGAGCAGATCCTCACCCGCGACCTCCCCGAGTCCATCGTCATCGTCGGTGCCGGTGCCATCGGCATGGAGTTCGGCTACGTCCTGAAGAACTACGGGGTCGACGTCACCATCGTCGAGTTCCTCGACCGCGCACTGCCCAACGAGGACGCCGACGTCTCCAAGGAGATCGCCAAGGCGTACAAGAAGCTCGGCATCACCATCAAGACCGGTGCCGCGGTGCAGAAGATCTCGGACGACGGTTCGAAGGTGACCGTCGAGATCAAGGACAACAAGTCCGGCAACGTCGAGACCGTCACGGTCGACAAGGTGCTGCAGTCGGTCGGCTTCGCGCCGCGCGTCGAGGGCTACGGCCTCGAGAACACCGGCGTCGAGCTCACCGACCGCGGTGCCATCGCGATCGACGAGCGCATGCGCACCAACGTCAAGGGCATCTACGCCATCGGCGACGTCACCGCGAAGCTTCAGCTCGCGCACGTCGCGGAGGCGCAGGCCGTGGTCGCGGCCGAGACCATCGGCGGTGCCGAGACCCTCGAGCTCGGCGACTACCGCATGATGCCGCGTGCGACCTTCTGCCAGCCGCAGGTCGCCTCCTTCGGTCTCACCGAGGAGCAGGCGAAGGCCGAGGGCTACGACGTGAAGGTCGCGACCTTCCCGTTCACCGCCAACGGCAAGGCGCACGGTCTGGGCGATCCCAACGGCTTCGTCAAGCTCATCGCCGACAAGACCCACGGTGAGCTCATCGGCGGCCACCTCATCGGCCCCGACGTCTCGGAGCTGCTGCCCGAGCTGACCCTGGCCCAGAAGTGGGACCTCACGGTCAACGAGCTCGCGCGCAACGTCCACACGCACCCGACTCTGAGCGAGGCGCTGCAGGAGGCCATCCACGGTCTCGCAGGACACATGATCAACTTCTGA
- a CDS encoding TetR/AcrR family transcriptional regulator: MTVSDSIWLRSDTGRPGPRPAYTLDQLADACVRIADEDGIRALSMRRLADALGTAPASLYRYVSGKTDLVDLMVDRAGAEYRFAPLTGDVRADVLDVAEQSRAIHRRHPWLSQVTASTLGPNSMRYLDHLVGALAPAGLDPTATMTGVALLSGWVTNFAAQEAAGMSAGAAGGGAAHIAAMLEHGDYPHLTALMTGASAGGSAGDVADADSRSGADDGSDANDRAFRAGIDALLFGIAPTR; this comes from the coding sequence ATGACGGTCTCCGACTCGATCTGGCTGCGGTCCGACACCGGGCGCCCCGGCCCGCGACCGGCCTACACGCTCGATCAGCTCGCAGACGCGTGCGTGCGGATCGCCGACGAGGACGGCATCCGCGCCCTGTCCATGCGCAGGCTCGCCGACGCCCTCGGCACCGCCCCCGCGTCGCTCTACCGCTACGTCTCCGGCAAGACCGATCTCGTGGACCTCATGGTCGACCGGGCCGGAGCCGAATACCGCTTCGCTCCGCTGACCGGTGACGTGCGCGCCGACGTACTCGACGTCGCCGAACAGTCCCGCGCAATCCACCGCCGGCATCCCTGGCTGAGCCAGGTCACGGCATCGACGCTCGGCCCGAACTCGATGCGGTATCTCGACCACCTCGTCGGCGCCCTCGCCCCCGCCGGACTCGACCCGACCGCGACGATGACCGGAGTCGCCCTCCTGTCGGGGTGGGTCACCAACTTCGCCGCGCAGGAGGCCGCCGGGATGTCTGCAGGGGCGGCCGGCGGCGGAGCCGCGCACATCGCCGCGATGCTCGAGCACGGCGACTACCCGCATCTCACCGCCCTGATGACCGGCGCGTCCGCCGGAGGATCCGCAGGTGATGTCGCAGATGCGGACAGCCGCAGCGGTGCGGACGACGGATCCGATGCGAACGACCGTGCGTTCCGCGCCGGCATCGACGCGCTCCTGTTCGGCATCGCGCCGACCCGCTGA
- a CDS encoding ABC transporter ATP-binding protein: protein MALEAEGLTRAFGDRIVVDDVHLRVPPGRVHALLGPNGSGKTTIVRMLATLLRPTAGRARVRGFDVVHDATRVKRCIGFVGQYHAVDLRLTGVENLMIVARLHGLAGRAAHTRAVELLDRFGLADAANRQASTYSGGMRRRLDLLAGMLVRPDVLFLDEPTTGLDPSSRNEIYGMVGELVAEGTAVLLTTQYLDEADRLADDITILDAGRTIATGTPAEIKEAVGSGLDLVLPGAAHIDEAVAVIGAFGLRHNGIQVPVENGSVRLSFTTDAHSVPLLPVLRALDDAGVPVDDIGRRRVGLDEAFLTLTGRERIEESA from the coding sequence ATGGCACTCGAGGCGGAAGGCCTCACCCGGGCGTTCGGCGATCGCATCGTCGTCGACGACGTCCACCTGCGCGTCCCGCCGGGGCGCGTCCATGCGCTCCTCGGTCCGAACGGATCGGGGAAGACCACCATCGTCCGGATGCTCGCCACCCTGCTGCGGCCCACGGCCGGACGTGCCCGCGTACGCGGCTTCGATGTGGTGCACGACGCGACCCGCGTGAAGCGCTGCATCGGCTTCGTCGGCCAGTACCACGCGGTGGATCTACGACTGACCGGTGTCGAGAACCTGATGATCGTCGCTCGCCTGCACGGTCTGGCCGGCCGCGCCGCCCACACCCGCGCGGTCGAACTGCTCGACCGCTTCGGCCTCGCCGATGCTGCGAACCGGCAGGCGAGCACCTACTCCGGCGGCATGCGCCGGCGGCTGGATCTGCTCGCCGGGATGCTCGTGCGACCCGACGTGCTCTTCCTCGACGAACCGACCACCGGTCTCGACCCGAGCAGCCGCAACGAGATCTACGGGATGGTCGGCGAACTGGTCGCCGAGGGCACCGCGGTCCTGCTCACCACGCAGTATCTCGACGAGGCCGACCGGCTCGCCGACGACATCACCATCCTCGACGCGGGCCGGACGATCGCGACCGGCACTCCCGCCGAGATCAAGGAGGCGGTCGGCTCCGGACTCGACCTCGTCCTCCCCGGTGCCGCCCACATCGACGAGGCCGTCGCCGTCATCGGCGCATTCGGCTTGCGCCACAACGGCATCCAGGTGCCGGTCGAGAACGGCTCGGTCCGGCTGTCCTTCACGACCGACGCCCACTCGGTGCCACTGCTGCCCGTGCTGCGCGCCCTCGACGACGCGGGTGTCCCCGTCGACGACATCGGCCGTCGTCGAGTCGGTCTCGACGAGGCATTCCTGACCCTGACCGGACGCGAGCGAATCGAGGAGTCCGCATGA
- a CDS encoding response regulator: MTDADEITVLIVDDHPVVRDGLRGMFAASPEFDVVGEAASGPEAVTLTLELDPDVVLMDLRMPGGGGVQAITELVARGARSRVLVLTTYDTDADTVPAIEAGATGYLLKDALRDDLFAGVRAAAEGRTVLSPVVASRLMNHMRTPTAPQALSAREREVLALVAKGTSNRAIAQELFISEATVKTHLTHVFAKLEVKDRAAAVAVAYDRGILG, encoded by the coding sequence GTGACCGACGCGGACGAGATCACCGTGCTGATCGTCGACGACCACCCCGTCGTGCGGGACGGCCTGCGCGGAATGTTCGCCGCATCCCCGGAATTCGACGTGGTCGGAGAGGCTGCCTCCGGTCCGGAGGCCGTGACCCTCACGCTCGAACTCGACCCCGACGTGGTGCTCATGGACCTGCGGATGCCGGGAGGCGGGGGAGTGCAGGCGATCACCGAACTCGTCGCGCGAGGTGCGCGCAGTCGCGTCCTGGTGCTGACGACCTACGACACGGACGCCGACACCGTGCCTGCGATCGAGGCCGGCGCGACCGGCTACCTGCTCAAGGACGCTCTGCGGGACGACCTGTTCGCCGGGGTGCGGGCCGCGGCGGAGGGACGGACCGTCTTGTCGCCGGTGGTCGCGTCGCGGTTGATGAACCACATGCGGACACCCACCGCCCCGCAGGCGCTCAGCGCCCGGGAGCGTGAGGTGCTGGCGCTCGTCGCGAAGGGCACCTCGAACCGGGCCATCGCCCAGGAGCTGTTCATCAGCGAGGCGACCGTGAAGACCCACCTGACCCACGTCTTCGCGAAGCTCGAGGTGAAGGACAGGGCGGCCGCGGTCGCAGTCGCCTACGACCGCGGGATCCTGGGTTAG
- a CDS encoding class I SAM-dependent methyltransferase: MADKRASEDALPLAGRDTAHLPGHWLLARLGKRVLRPGGKELTARVLADARLRGADVVEFAPGLGRTAQEILAYSPGSYTGVESDETAAELTRKAIAGGGSVVSGEASKTGLDDEVADVVVGEAMLTMQTDRHKAEIVQEARRVLRVGGRYAIHELAIEPDEVDDEVKTEIRTSLARSIKVNARPLTAAEWRTLFEENGFEVEKIGFAPMALLEPKRILADEGLPGTLKFVRNVLRDSDARSRVLQMRSTFTKYKKHLVAIEIVATKKEA, from the coding sequence ATGGCGGACAAGCGCGCATCGGAAGACGCTCTCCCCCTTGCGGGTAGGGACACCGCCCACCTGCCGGGACACTGGCTGCTCGCCCGCCTGGGCAAGCGTGTGCTGCGGCCCGGCGGTAAGGAACTGACGGCACGCGTGCTCGCCGACGCGAGGTTGCGTGGCGCGGACGTCGTCGAGTTCGCGCCCGGCCTCGGCCGGACGGCGCAAGAGATCCTCGCGTACTCGCCCGGCAGCTACACCGGAGTCGAATCCGACGAGACGGCAGCCGAACTGACGCGCAAGGCCATCGCCGGCGGAGGCAGTGTGGTCAGCGGCGAGGCATCGAAGACCGGACTCGACGACGAGGTCGCCGACGTCGTGGTCGGCGAGGCGATGCTGACCATGCAGACCGACAGGCACAAGGCGGAGATCGTGCAGGAGGCCCGCCGGGTGCTCCGTGTGGGCGGCCGGTACGCCATCCACGAACTCGCGATCGAACCCGACGAGGTCGATGACGAGGTCAAGACCGAGATCCGCACGTCGCTCGCGCGCTCGATCAAGGTCAACGCCCGCCCGCTCACCGCGGCGGAATGGCGGACCCTGTTCGAGGAGAACGGATTCGAGGTCGAGAAGATCGGCTTCGCTCCCATGGCGCTGCTCGAACCCAAGCGCATCCTCGCCGACGAGGGCCTGCCCGGCACCCTGAAGTTCGTTCGCAACGTCCTTCGCGACTCCGACGCCCGCAGCCGGGTGCTCCAGATGCGGTCGACGTTCACAAAGTACAAGAAGCATCTGGTCGCGATCGAGATCGTCGCCACGAAGAAGGAAGCGTGA
- a CDS encoding hemerythrin domain-containing protein produces the protein MTSASLTPRLTTDDDLLGMRLAHRVILRDVTRLRELADRMLADPSSFDRARYAATADYVGLFVASLYHHHNVEDLALWPLITASAGPHVDFTELTDDHDELDPLLDELGEFTRGLPDPAAVAGFARTLRTLSEHLHEHIADEERTVFPLITGHVSADAWQRFEKDAQRGGRADFDLTRFFAVMTEDETERVRRELPLPVRLMVAVFSRRQRRRERAVFG, from the coding sequence ATGACTTCCGCATCCCTCACCCCGCGCCTCACCACCGACGACGACCTGCTCGGAATGCGGCTCGCGCACCGCGTGATCCTCCGCGACGTCACCCGGCTCCGCGAACTGGCGGACCGGATGCTCGCAGATCCGTCGAGCTTCGACAGGGCCCGCTACGCGGCGACCGCCGACTATGTCGGACTGTTCGTCGCGAGTCTCTACCACCATCACAACGTGGAGGACCTCGCACTCTGGCCGCTGATCACCGCGTCGGCCGGACCCCACGTCGACTTCACCGAACTCACCGACGACCACGACGAACTCGACCCGCTCCTCGACGAACTCGGCGAATTCACCCGCGGGCTCCCCGACCCCGCGGCAGTGGCCGGCTTCGCACGCACCCTCCGCACGCTGAGTGAGCACCTCCACGAGCACATCGCGGACGAGGAGCGAACGGTCTTCCCGCTCATCACCGGGCACGTCTCCGCCGACGCGTGGCAGCGGTTCGAGAAGGACGCCCAGCGCGGTGGCCGGGCCGACTTCGACCTCACCCGCTTCTTCGCCGTGATGACCGAGGACGAGACCGAGCGGGTCCGCCGCGAACTGCCCCTTCCGGTGCGACTGATGGTCGCGGTCTTCTCCCGTCGGCAACGACGCCGCGAGCGTGCGGTGTTCGGCTGA
- a CDS encoding ABC transporter permease produces the protein MTDPTVRTRLVETSTTSTPTMSASTAVLRTEARLFTREPGALFWILVFPTLLLVILGLIPGFREPDPDLGGLRVIDLYVPVAILLAMIVAGVQTMPAVLSSYRERGILRRLAVTPASPSHLLTAQIVVHAIAVLASVFLALIVGRAAFGVAFPAQPWGYALAVLVTLAAALSAGGTLAAVAPSVRIAQTLGTIVFFPLMFSAGVWLPVQAMPELLRRIVELTPFGAAAQLLDETAAGDLPNLGGIAVVVGWTVVLTGVAIRWFRWQ, from the coding sequence ATGACCGACCCGACCGTCCGCACCAGGCTCGTCGAGACGTCGACGACGAGCACCCCGACGATGTCCGCATCGACCGCCGTTCTGCGTACCGAGGCACGACTGTTCACGCGGGAACCCGGGGCGCTCTTCTGGATCCTCGTCTTCCCCACGCTGTTGCTCGTGATCCTCGGCCTGATTCCCGGTTTCCGGGAACCGGATCCGGACCTCGGTGGTCTGCGGGTGATCGATCTGTACGTCCCCGTGGCGATCCTCCTCGCGATGATCGTGGCCGGTGTCCAGACGATGCCCGCGGTGTTGTCGTCGTACCGAGAACGGGGAATCCTCCGCAGGCTCGCCGTGACCCCGGCGAGTCCGTCGCACCTGCTGACCGCACAGATCGTGGTGCACGCGATCGCGGTCCTGGCGTCGGTCTTCCTCGCACTGATCGTCGGTCGGGCGGCCTTCGGAGTCGCCTTCCCCGCCCAGCCGTGGGGATACGCACTCGCGGTACTCGTCACTCTCGCTGCGGCACTGAGCGCGGGAGGGACACTGGCTGCGGTGGCACCGTCCGTGCGGATCGCTCAGACGCTGGGCACGATCGTGTTCTTCCCGTTGATGTTCAGTGCGGGCGTATGGCTGCCGGTGCAGGCGATGCCCGAGCTGCTGCGACGGATCGTGGAGCTGACACCCTTCGGTGCCGCAGCGCAACTGCTCGACGAGACCGCCGCGGGCGACCTGCCGAATCTCGGTGGCATCGCGGTCGTGGTGGGTTGGACCGTCGTCCTGACCGGCGTGGCGATCCGGTGGTTCCGTTGGCAGTGA
- a CDS encoding sensor histidine kinase: protein MTAPTTTDDPWLRTYRWAPVGMLATGTVLSVGTATLLMSPAERYTAAVLTAVAVGLELWRGRRRRSMPEGDAVYYLLRSALAFVLSWLNPFFAIYAASGYFDAHAMLPDRWIRFGLIVTAVTVAGSQAGGLPPDDTTMWIAFGLLVVLNASISMLMMRLAERDEQRSLERLAAITELERTNVRLENALSENQALHAQLLVHAREAGIDDERRRLAAEIHDTLAQGLAGIVTQLQAAQDTADPEAARRHVERATDLARRSLGDARRSVRNLAPEALEHRTLDDALAHEVERWSAEHGIRVDLTVTGTTEPLHDDIGVTLFRITQEALANVAKHSSAHRAGVTVSYMDDEVSVDIRDDGCGFDPCATPGDGFGLRGMQSRADRIAGVVDVESEPGVGTAVSVRVPLIRAGRTS from the coding sequence ATGACGGCACCGACGACCACCGACGATCCGTGGCTTCGGACCTACAGATGGGCGCCGGTGGGGATGCTCGCGACCGGCACCGTCCTGTCCGTCGGCACCGCGACGTTGTTGATGAGTCCCGCCGAGCGGTACACGGCAGCGGTGCTCACCGCGGTGGCGGTGGGTCTGGAACTGTGGCGCGGTCGCCGCCGCCGGTCGATGCCGGAGGGCGACGCGGTCTACTACCTGCTCCGGTCCGCCCTGGCGTTCGTCCTGAGCTGGCTCAACCCGTTCTTCGCGATCTATGCGGCCTCCGGCTACTTCGATGCCCACGCGATGCTGCCGGACCGCTGGATCCGGTTCGGGCTGATCGTCACCGCCGTGACGGTGGCGGGTTCGCAGGCGGGTGGTCTGCCGCCGGACGACACGACGATGTGGATCGCATTCGGGCTCCTCGTCGTGCTCAACGCCTCGATTTCCATGCTGATGATGAGGCTCGCCGAACGCGACGAGCAGCGAAGTCTCGAACGGCTCGCTGCGATCACCGAACTCGAACGCACCAACGTCCGACTCGAGAACGCGCTGTCCGAGAACCAGGCCCTGCACGCGCAGCTGCTGGTGCATGCCCGGGAAGCGGGGATCGACGACGAGCGCCGCCGGCTCGCCGCGGAGATCCACGACACCCTCGCCCAGGGCCTGGCCGGGATCGTCACGCAGTTGCAGGCGGCACAGGACACCGCCGATCCGGAGGCGGCGCGGCGCCACGTCGAGAGGGCCACGGACCTTGCGCGACGCAGCCTCGGCGATGCCCGCCGCTCGGTGCGCAATCTCGCTCCCGAGGCACTCGAGCACCGCACGCTCGACGACGCGCTGGCCCACGAGGTGGAGAGATGGTCGGCCGAACACGGGATCCGGGTCGATCTCACGGTCACGGGCACCACCGAACCGTTGCACGACGACATCGGCGTGACGTTGTTCCGCATCACCCAGGAGGCCCTCGCGAACGTCGCCAAGCATTCCTCCGCACACCGTGCCGGTGTCACGGTGTCCTATATGGACGACGAAGTGAGTGTGGACATCCGGGACGACGGATGCGGTTTCGATCCGTGCGCGACACCGGGCGACGGATTCGGGTTGCGGGGCATGCAGTCCCGTGCCGACCGGATCGCCGGCGTCGTGGACGTCGAGTCCGAACCGGGTGTGGGGACCGCGGTCTCGGTGCGGGTGCCGCTGATCAGGGCCGGGAGGACGTCGTGA
- a CDS encoding ABC transporter permease: MTTIHESGHGSSALTGTRTLLHRVLLTYRHSPALLFVTLAAPLGMMLLFGFVFAGALSGGEGAAYRAYLMPGVLVLVAAMGLATTAATANADMRSGLSDRFRTLPTSPVAAPAGLAFAETLTCAVTLAPMVGIGYLVGWRIEAGAGEIALAAVVLLLFRFAFSWAGVWLGVSIRDEQVLQQCAPMIFGTIMFSNIFVPTDTMPVVVRQIAEWNPVSAVVGALRELLSASAPVPADAAWPLHHPVWSAFGWCVVLLAVTVPLAVRRYTADHRIR; the protein is encoded by the coding sequence ATGACCACCATCCACGAGTCCGGCCACGGCAGTTCTGCCCTCACCGGCACCCGGACGTTGCTGCATCGCGTCCTGCTGACCTACCGGCACTCGCCGGCCCTGCTGTTCGTCACCCTCGCCGCACCGCTGGGCATGATGCTGCTCTTCGGATTCGTCTTCGCCGGCGCCCTGTCCGGTGGCGAGGGCGCCGCCTACCGCGCATACCTGATGCCGGGTGTGCTCGTCCTCGTGGCGGCCATGGGCCTCGCGACCACCGCCGCCACCGCGAACGCCGACATGCGCAGCGGACTGTCGGATCGCTTCCGGACCCTGCCCACCTCCCCGGTGGCCGCGCCCGCCGGACTCGCCTTCGCCGAGACCCTGACGTGTGCGGTCACGCTGGCGCCGATGGTCGGCATCGGATATCTCGTCGGCTGGCGGATCGAAGCGGGCGCCGGGGAGATCGCCCTCGCCGCGGTGGTGCTGCTGTTGTTCCGGTTCGCATTCTCGTGGGCAGGTGTGTGGCTCGGCGTCTCGATCCGGGACGAACAGGTCCTGCAGCAGTGCGCACCCATGATCTTCGGCACGATCATGTTCTCGAACATCTTCGTGCCCACCGACACGATGCCGGTGGTCGTCCGACAGATCGCCGAGTGGAATCCCGTCAGTGCCGTCGTAGGTGCGCTGCGCGAGCTGCTCTCGGCGTCCGCGCCGGTACCCGCGGATGCGGCGTGGCCGCTGCACCATCCGGTGTGGTCGGCGTTCGGCTGGTGCGTCGTGCTGCTCGCCGTGACGGTCCCGCTCGCCGTGCGCCGATACACGGCCGATCACCGGATCCGGTAG
- a CDS encoding helix-turn-helix transcriptional regulator, translating into MARRVKQRERILGLLRESSGPVDAHHLAATLDLHVTTVRFHLAGLGEEGLVRTRQLPIERVGRPRLGYVAVKEPSYTDLVALLAARIGGTPTEREDKAFEVGSDWAGMLALAPAPTVDAGTLVIDALQQLGFETQSATNAFGTHSLTLCTCPLAEIARTNPEVVRGIQRGLIQRVLDDHADLLRSRYAVDVRPDPQDGNCLVQLVLRPEKGGTTSARDDGRVVTG; encoded by the coding sequence TTGGCACGGCGGGTGAAGCAACGCGAGCGGATTCTCGGCCTGTTGCGGGAGTCCTCGGGCCCGGTCGACGCCCATCATCTCGCCGCCACGCTCGACCTGCACGTCACGACCGTCCGCTTCCATCTCGCGGGCCTCGGGGAGGAAGGTCTCGTCCGCACCCGGCAACTTCCGATCGAGCGGGTCGGGCGCCCGCGCCTCGGCTACGTCGCGGTGAAGGAACCGTCCTACACCGATCTCGTCGCGCTGCTCGCCGCGCGGATCGGGGGCACCCCCACCGAGCGCGAGGACAAGGCGTTCGAGGTGGGCTCGGACTGGGCGGGCATGCTCGCCCTCGCACCCGCGCCGACCGTCGACGCCGGCACGCTCGTCATCGACGCCCTGCAGCAGTTGGGTTTCGAGACGCAGAGCGCGACGAACGCCTTCGGCACCCACAGCCTCACGTTGTGCACGTGCCCGCTCGCGGAGATCGCCCGCACGAATCCCGAAGTGGTGCGCGGCATCCAACGCGGATTGATCCAGCGTGTCCTCGACGACCACGCCGACCTGCTGCGCAGCCGCTACGCCGTCGACGTCCGGCCCGACCCGCAGGACGGTAACTGTCTCGTGCAGCTGGTGCTGCGCCCGGAGAAGGGCGGAACGACGTCAGCCCGCGACGACGGTCGAGTCGTCACGGGCTGA
- a CDS encoding ferredoxin reductase, which translates to MAERGARPHVHPVRRWLLRTVRHLFTPLRPDDYLEMINPLWTTRELRGRVERVVPEGGDAASVLIRPAYEWRGHEPGQYVRLGVVIDGVYHWRAYSLTSDPDPVDGLISITPKLVENGVVSPYLVRKLEPGDIVRLGEVEGVFTLPDPLPAKMLFISAGSGITPIMSMLRSLDHRDRIDDVVVVHSAHTEDEVIFGSTLRDLDERHPGMRLELWLSGDRGRITPDDLGDLCPDWRERDAFCSGPRDLLDALEEHWDEHGDPERFHLERFQPIIGGNAGSGEGGTIHFLDSEKEVECDGGTPILVAGENAGLKLPYGCRIGICHTCVGTLKSGQLRDLRTDEVSEPTGAAVRTCIHTAEGDIEIEL; encoded by the coding sequence ATGGCGGAACGCGGCGCTCGCCCACACGTGCACCCGGTTCGGAGATGGTTGCTGCGCACGGTGCGGCACCTGTTCACACCTCTGCGGCCCGACGACTATCTCGAGATGATCAACCCGCTCTGGACGACCCGCGAACTGCGCGGCCGTGTGGAGCGGGTCGTCCCCGAGGGCGGCGACGCCGCATCGGTGCTCATCCGCCCGGCCTACGAGTGGCGCGGTCACGAGCCGGGCCAGTACGTGCGGCTCGGGGTGGTCATCGACGGGGTCTACCACTGGCGCGCGTACTCGCTCACCTCCGACCCCGATCCGGTCGACGGGCTCATCAGCATCACACCCAAACTCGTCGAGAATGGCGTGGTCTCGCCGTACCTGGTCCGCAAACTCGAGCCCGGCGACATCGTCCGCCTCGGTGAGGTCGAGGGCGTGTTCACCCTGCCCGACCCGCTGCCCGCGAAGATGCTGTTCATCAGCGCGGGCAGCGGGATCACCCCGATCATGAGCATGCTGCGCAGCCTCGACCACCGCGACCGCATCGACGACGTCGTCGTCGTGCATTCCGCCCACACCGAGGACGAGGTGATCTTCGGCTCGACCCTGCGCGACCTCGACGAGCGGCATCCCGGAATGCGTCTCGAGCTGTGGCTCAGCGGCGACCGCGGCCGCATCACCCCCGACGACCTCGGCGATCTGTGCCCCGACTGGCGCGAACGCGACGCTTTCTGCTCGGGCCCGCGCGACCTGCTCGACGCCCTCGAAGAACACTGGGACGAACACGGTGATCCCGAAAGATTCCACCTCGAACGTTTCCAGCCGATCATCGGTGGGAATGCCGGGAGCGGCGAGGGCGGCACCATCCACTTCCTCGACAGCGAGAAAGAGGTGGAGTGCGACGGGGGAACACCCATCCTGGTCGCAGGCGAGAACGCCGGCCTGAAGTTGCCATACGGCTGCCGTATCGGCATCTGCCACACGTGCGTCGGAACGCTGAAATCCGGGCAACTCCGGGACCTGCGGACCGACGAGGTGAGCGAGCCCACCGGGGCTGCGGTGCGTACCTGTATCCACACCGCGGAGGGTGACATCGAAATAGAACTGTGA